A portion of the Streptomyces coeruleoprunus genome contains these proteins:
- a CDS encoding DUF3093 domain-containing protein, whose amino-acid sequence MQPSTQPSARPSAPLYDERLTAPRLWWAIAVLLGLSAGLVVAPFGTVVVLASVIVVGVLSAVCVSSYGSARIRVVAGSLVAGDARIPVTALGEPQVLDAEEARAWRTYKADPRAFMLLRSYVPGAVRVEVTDAADPTPYVYLSSRTPEVLAEALRKARAAVDGARASERASQ is encoded by the coding sequence ATGCAGCCTTCCACCCAGCCTTCCGCCCGGCCCTCGGCACCGCTGTACGACGAACGTCTCACGGCCCCGCGGCTGTGGTGGGCGATCGCCGTCCTGCTGGGCCTGTCGGCCGGCCTCGTCGTGGCGCCGTTCGGGACGGTGGTGGTCCTGGCCTCGGTGATCGTGGTCGGCGTGCTCTCGGCGGTGTGCGTCAGCTCGTACGGCTCCGCCCGCATCCGCGTGGTGGCGGGGTCGCTCGTCGCGGGGGACGCCCGGATCCCGGTGACGGCGCTGGGCGAGCCGCAGGTGCTGGACGCCGAGGAGGCGCGCGCGTGGCGCACGTACAAGGCCGATCCGCGGGCGTTCATGCTGCTGCGCAGCTATGTGCCGGGGGCGGTGCGGGTGGAGGTGACGGACGCGGCCGATCCGACGCCGTACGTCTACCTGTCGAGCCGTACGCCGGAGGTGCTGGCGGAGGCGCTGCGGAAGGCGCGCGCGGCCGTCGACGGGGCGCGGGCGTCCGAGAGGGCGTCCCAGTAG
- a CDS encoding DUF4193 domain-containing protein: protein MATDYDTPRKTDDDVDQDSLEELKARRNDKSTSTVDVDEFEAAEGLELPGADLSNEELAVRVLPKQADEFTCMSCFLVHHRSQLAREKNGQPICRDCD, encoded by the coding sequence ATGGCTACGGACTACGACACCCCACGCAAGACCGATGACGACGTCGACCAGGACAGTCTCGAAGAGCTGAAGGCCCGGCGGAACGACAAGTCGACCTCCACGGTCGACGTCGACGAGTTCGAGGCCGCAGAGGGCCTGGAGCTTCCGGGCGCCGACCTCTCCAACGAGGAGCTGGCCGTCCGCGTCCTGCCGAAGCAGGCGGACGAGTTCACCTGCATGAGCTGCTTCCTGGTGCACCACCGCAGCCAGCTGGCTCGGGAGAAGAACGGCCAGCCGATCTGCCGAGACTGCGACTGA
- a CDS encoding PaaI family thioesterase, with protein MSTALTPPAGARPPVRHPDAPAPGEPLGSHYDHCFGCGGGQPHGLHLDARAGEGVTVTAEFTVTPDHQGAPGLAHGGVLATALDETLGALNWLLRVIAVTGRLETDFVRPVPVGTVLHLEAEVTAVDGRKIYSTGTGRIGGPQGPVAVRADALFIEVKVEHFIDNGRPEEIRAAMADPDQVRRARAFEVNP; from the coding sequence GTGAGCACTGCACTGACGCCTCCCGCCGGGGCCAGACCGCCGGTACGGCACCCCGACGCGCCCGCCCCCGGCGAGCCGCTCGGGTCCCACTACGACCACTGCTTCGGCTGCGGCGGCGGCCAGCCGCACGGGCTCCACCTGGACGCCAGGGCCGGCGAGGGCGTGACCGTCACCGCCGAGTTCACGGTCACCCCCGACCACCAGGGTGCCCCCGGCCTCGCCCACGGCGGCGTCCTCGCCACCGCGCTCGACGAGACGCTCGGCGCGCTCAACTGGCTGCTCCGCGTCATCGCCGTCACCGGCCGCCTGGAGACCGACTTCGTGCGGCCCGTGCCCGTCGGCACCGTGCTCCACCTGGAGGCCGAGGTCACGGCGGTCGACGGCCGCAAGATCTACTCGACGGGGACCGGCCGGATCGGCGGCCCCCAGGGCCCCGTCGCCGTCCGCGCCGACGCCCTCTTCATCGAGGTGAAGGTCGAGCACTTCATCGACAACGGCCGCCCGGAGGAGATCCGGGCCGCCATGGCCGACCCCGACCAGGTCCGGCGCGCCCGC
- a CDS encoding response regulator transcription factor, translated as MRVLVVEDEQLLADAVATGLRREAMAVDVVYDGAAALERIGVNDYDVVVLDRDLPLVHGDDVCRKIVELGMPTRVLMLTASGDVSDRVEGLELGADDYLPKPFAFSELTARVRALGRRTTVALPPVLERAGIKLDPNRREVFRDGREIQLAPKEFAVLEVLMRSEGAVVSAEQLLEKAWDENTDPFTNVVRVTVMTLRRKLGEPPVIITVPGSGYRI; from the coding sequence GTGCGCGTACTCGTCGTCGAGGACGAGCAGCTGCTCGCCGATGCGGTGGCCACCGGACTGCGCCGGGAGGCCATGGCCGTCGACGTCGTGTACGACGGGGCGGCCGCCCTGGAGCGGATCGGCGTCAACGACTACGACGTGGTCGTCCTCGACCGCGACCTGCCGCTCGTCCACGGCGACGACGTCTGCCGCAAGATCGTCGAGCTGGGCATGCCGACGCGCGTGCTGATGCTCACCGCGTCCGGCGACGTCAGCGACCGCGTCGAGGGCCTGGAGCTGGGCGCCGACGACTACCTCCCCAAGCCGTTCGCGTTCAGCGAGCTGACCGCCCGCGTGCGCGCCCTCGGCCGCCGTACGACGGTGGCGCTGCCGCCCGTCCTGGAGCGGGCCGGCATCAAGCTCGACCCCAACCGCCGCGAGGTCTTCCGCGACGGCCGCGAGATCCAGCTCGCCCCCAAGGAGTTCGCCGTCCTCGAAGTGCTCATGCGCAGCGAGGGCGCCGTCGTCTCGGCGGAGCAGCTGCTGGAGAAGGCCTGGGACGAGAACACCGACCCGTTCACCAACGTCGTCCGCGTCACGGTGATGACCCTGCGCCGCAAGCTCGGCGAGCCCCCGGTGATCATCACGGTGCCGGGCTCCGGCTACCGGATCTGA
- a CDS encoding HAMP domain-containing sensor histidine kinase, translating to MATTPTPRPAPPKPTWAPRVPATRPLLRPTIRIRLTLLYGGMFLIAGILLLSIIYLLTAQALSVSGDLPFKLVSGVVQPTVSWCELPAAPTSDQFNKAMAACVQYQREMALDDLLRRSLFALLGLSIIAFAFGYAMAGRVLSPLGRITRTARQVAGSDLSRRIELDGPDDELKELADTFDEMLDRLERAFTAQQRFVANASHELRTPLAINRTLLEVHLSDPGAPVELRELGKTLLATNERSEQLVEGLLLLARSENQIVERKPVDIAEVASRAVDQVRGEAEERGVEIRADYKPAVVQGSGVLLERVALNLVQNAVRYNVPEDGRVEVTTDVRNGEAVLVVANTGPVVPAYEIDNLFEPFRRLRQERTGSDRGVGLGLSIVRSVARAHGGRIVAEPREGGGLVMRVTFPR from the coding sequence GTGGCGACCACCCCCACGCCGCGACCGGCGCCACCCAAACCCACCTGGGCCCCGAGGGTCCCGGCGACCCGCCCCCTCCTGCGCCCCACGATCCGGATAAGGCTCACGCTGCTGTACGGCGGCATGTTCCTGATCGCCGGCATCCTGCTCCTGTCGATCATCTACCTGCTCACGGCACAGGCGCTGTCCGTCAGCGGGGACCTGCCGTTCAAGCTGGTGAGCGGCGTGGTGCAGCCCACCGTGTCCTGGTGCGAGCTGCCCGCGGCGCCGACGAGCGACCAGTTCAACAAGGCCATGGCCGCCTGCGTCCAGTACCAGCGCGAGATGGCCCTCGACGACCTGCTGCGCCGCTCGCTCTTCGCCCTCCTCGGCCTGTCGATCATCGCCTTCGCCTTCGGCTACGCCATGGCCGGCCGCGTCCTGTCGCCGCTGGGCCGCATCACGCGGACGGCCCGCCAGGTGGCCGGCTCCGACCTGAGCCGCCGGATCGAGCTGGACGGCCCGGACGACGAGCTGAAGGAGCTGGCGGACACCTTCGACGAGATGCTGGACCGCCTGGAGCGGGCCTTCACCGCCCAGCAGCGGTTCGTCGCGAACGCCTCGCACGAGCTGCGCACCCCCCTCGCGATCAACCGCACCCTCCTGGAGGTCCACCTCTCCGACCCCGGAGCACCCGTGGAGCTCCGGGAGCTGGGCAAGACGCTGCTCGCCACCAACGAGCGCAGCGAGCAGCTCGTGGAGGGCCTCCTCCTGCTGGCCCGCAGCGAGAACCAGATCGTCGAGCGCAAGCCCGTCGACATCGCCGAAGTCGCCTCGCGCGCCGTCGACCAGGTGCGCGGCGAGGCCGAGGAACGGGGCGTGGAGATCCGCGCCGACTACAAGCCCGCCGTCGTCCAGGGCAGCGGCGTACTGCTGGAACGGGTCGCCCTGAACCTCGTCCAGAACGCCGTCCGGTACAACGTGCCGGAGGACGGCCGGGTGGAGGTCACCACGGACGTGCGGAACGGCGAGGCCGTACTGGTGGTGGCGAACACCGGGCCGGTCGTCCCGGCGTACGAGATCGACAATCTCTTCGAGCCGTTCCGGCGGCTGCGGCAGGAGCGCACGGGCAGCGACCGGGGCGTGGGCCTCGGCCTGTCGATCGTCCGCTCGGTCGCCCGCGCCCACGGCGGGCGGATCGTCGCCGAGCCCCGCGAGGGCGGCGGTCTCGTGATGCGTGTCACGTTTCCGCGGTGA
- a CDS encoding ferrochelatase, translating to MSDQRDPAPYDALLLLSFGGPEGPDDVVPFLENVTRGRGIPQERLKEVGKHYFQFGGVSPINDQCRALLAALRADFASAGLDLPVHWGNRNWTPYLTDTLREMVLDGRRRIAVLTTSAYASYSGCRQYRENLADALATLEAEGLPLPRIDKLRHYFNHPGFVEPMVDGVLKSLDELDPAVRADAHIAFTTHSIPDSAADTSGPVEDHGDGGAYVEQHLDVARLIADAVRDRTGVEHPWRLVYQSRSGAPHIPWLEPDICDHLEELHKAGVPAVVMAPIGFVSDHMEVLYDLDTEATAKAAELGLPVRRSATVGDDPRFAAAVRDLLLERAAVERGTVAERCALGALGPSHDLCPIGCCPARNERPAAAGADSPYA from the coding sequence ATGTCCGATCAGCGTGATCCAGCCCCGTACGACGCCCTGCTGCTGCTCTCCTTCGGCGGCCCCGAGGGCCCCGACGACGTGGTCCCGTTCCTGGAGAACGTGACGCGAGGCCGGGGCATCCCCCAGGAGCGCCTGAAAGAGGTCGGCAAGCACTATTTCCAGTTCGGCGGGGTCAGCCCGATCAACGACCAGTGTCGCGCGCTGCTCGCCGCCCTGCGAGCCGACTTCGCCTCCGCCGGCCTCGACCTCCCGGTCCACTGGGGCAACCGCAACTGGACGCCGTACCTGACGGACACCCTGCGCGAGATGGTCCTCGACGGCCGCCGCCGCATCGCCGTCCTCACCACCAGCGCCTACGCCTCGTACTCGGGCTGCCGGCAGTACCGCGAGAACCTGGCGGACGCCCTCGCCACCCTGGAGGCGGAGGGCCTGCCCCTGCCCCGGATCGACAAGCTGCGCCACTACTTCAACCACCCGGGCTTCGTGGAGCCCATGGTCGACGGCGTCCTGAAGTCGCTGGACGAGCTGGACCCGGCCGTCCGCGCCGACGCCCACATCGCCTTCACCACGCACTCCATCCCCGACTCCGCCGCCGACACCTCCGGCCCCGTCGAGGACCACGGCGACGGCGGCGCCTACGTCGAGCAGCACCTGGACGTGGCCCGGCTCATCGCCGACGCCGTACGGGACCGGACCGGCGTCGAGCACCCGTGGCGGCTCGTCTACCAGTCCCGCAGCGGCGCCCCGCACATCCCGTGGCTGGAGCCGGACATCTGCGACCACCTGGAGGAGCTGCACAAGGCCGGCGTGCCCGCCGTCGTCATGGCGCCCATCGGCTTCGTCTCGGACCACATGGAGGTCCTGTACGACCTGGACACGGAGGCCACCGCCAAGGCCGCCGAGCTGGGACTCCCGGTCCGCAGGTCGGCCACGGTGGGCGACGACCCCCGGTTCGCCGCCGCCGTCCGCGACCTGCTCCTGGAGCGGGCCGCCGTCGAGCGCGGCACCGTCGCCGAGCGGTGCGCGCTGGGCGCCCTCGGCCCCTCGCACGACCTCTGCCCCATCGGCTGCTGCCCGGCGCGCAACGAGCGTCCGGCGGCAGCCGGCGCCGACAGCCCGTACGCCTGA
- a CDS encoding inositol monophosphatase family protein → MPQDDALLDELLAVALEAAHRAGALLRDGRPDDLEVAATKSSPIDVVTEMDIAAEKLITGVLAERRPDDGLLGEEGGASEGTSGIRWVVDPLDGTVNYLYGLPTWAVSIAAERDGEALVGVIAAPMRGETYHAVRGRGAHLGERRLRCRPAPPLEQALVSTGFNYVTEVRTHQAEVAHRLIPRLRDIRRSGSAAIDLADVAAGRLDGYYERCLRPWDRAAGVLLAREAGALTGGRPGSPPSDDLTVAAAPGVFEPLQALLEDLGAWHD, encoded by the coding sequence CTGCCGCAGGACGACGCACTCCTGGACGAACTGCTGGCCGTGGCCCTGGAGGCCGCGCACCGGGCCGGCGCCCTGCTGCGCGACGGCCGCCCCGACGACCTGGAGGTCGCCGCCACCAAGTCCAGCCCCATCGACGTGGTCACCGAGATGGACATCGCCGCCGAGAAGCTGATCACGGGCGTCCTCGCCGAGCGGCGGCCCGACGACGGCCTCCTCGGCGAGGAGGGCGGCGCCAGCGAGGGCACCAGCGGCATCCGGTGGGTCGTCGACCCCCTGGACGGCACGGTGAACTACCTCTACGGCCTGCCGACCTGGGCGGTCTCCATCGCAGCCGAGCGCGACGGCGAGGCGCTGGTCGGGGTGATCGCCGCCCCGATGCGCGGCGAGACCTACCACGCCGTACGCGGCAGGGGCGCCCACCTGGGGGAGCGGCGACTGCGCTGCCGGCCCGCGCCGCCCCTGGAGCAGGCCCTGGTGTCGACCGGCTTCAACTACGTCACCGAGGTCCGCACCCACCAGGCCGAGGTGGCGCACCGGCTGATCCCCCGGCTGCGGGACATCCGCCGCAGCGGCTCCGCCGCCATAGACCTGGCCGACGTCGCCGCCGGCCGCCTGGACGGGTACTACGAGCGGTGCCTGCGCCCCTGGGACCGCGCGGCGGGCGTCCTCCTCGCGCGGGAGGCGGGCGCCCTGACCGGCGGCCGCCCGGGCTCCCCGCCCTCGGACGACCTGACCGTCGCGGCCGCCCCGGGCGTCTTCGAACCGCTCCAGGCCCTCCTGGAGGACCTGGGCGCCTGGCACGACTGA